From the Phyllopteryx taeniolatus isolate TA_2022b chromosome 16, UOR_Ptae_1.2, whole genome shotgun sequence genome, one window contains:
- the cpt1a2b gene encoding carnitine O-palmitoyltransferase 1, liver isoform produces the protein MAEAHQAVAFQFTITPEGIDLQLSYQALNQIYLSGVRSWKKRVSRIRNRVIKGMYPASPSSWLFVVIAILATMYMRSDPSMGLIAKIQQHLPLSLHVSLSAQGQTMLSALVFSTLLWLSLILALRFCLKLLLSYHQWMFEQHGRVSNTTKIWVTLLRLLSSRKPLLYSYQTSLPHLPVPAIKDTLSRYLESARPLLSECEYKRMTKLASDFECNLGNRLQRYLKLKALWATNYVSDWWEEYIYLRSRGPIMVNSNYYGMDFLYVTPTCVQAARAGNTITAMLLYRRKVNREELKPSRVPGTVIPLCAAQTERMFNTTRTPGVETDVLQHWLDSEFITVYHKGRYFRLWVYQAGRLLSPREIEYQIQKILDNPSPPQPGEDKLGALTAGDRIPWCQMRKQYFSSGINKRSLDVIEKAAFFVTLDDEEQGMRGNDPAGNLDRYAKSLLHGKCYDRWYDKSFSVVIYKNGKNGLNAEHSWADAPTVAHLWEYTLATDAFHLGYTEDGHCKGEVDHSLPTPQRLIWDISPEVQAQVCSSLAVAQALADDVDCHVFPFRDFGKGQIKKLRVSPDAFIQIALQLANYRDRGGFCLTYEASMTRLFREGRTETVRSCSNESSAFVKALESGETAEQCRRLFRLASERHQNLYRLAMTGAGIDRHLFCLYVVSKYLGVESPFLKEVLSEPWRLSTSQTPVQQMELFDLKNHPEFVSLGGGFGPVADDGYGVSYIVVGEDMINFHVSCKYSCNETESHRFGAQINKALQDIMSVLSADSKATAESQPKKSL, from the exons ATGGCAGAGGCTCACCAGGCTGTAGCGTTCCAGTTCACCATTACACCGGAGGGCATTGATCTGCAGCTCTCTTATCAGGCGCTGAACCAGATCTACCTGTCGGGAGTACGATCGTGGAAAAAGCGTGTCAGCCGCATAAGG AACCGGGTGATCAAGGGTATGTACCCTGCCAGTCCTTCATCCTGGCTGTTTGTCGTCATTGCGATCCTGGCCACAATGTACATGCGCTCTGATCCTAGCATGGGGCTCATTGCCAAGATACAGCAACACCTTCCCCTCAG CCTCCATGTTTCTCTCAGCGCTCAGGGCCAGACAATGCTTTCCGCGCTGGTCTTCAGCACGCTGCTGTGGCTGTCCCTCATCCTCGCTCTCAGGTTCTGCCTCAAGCTGCTTCTCTCCTACCACCAGTGGATGTTCGAGCAGCATGGTCGAGTTTCCAACACCACTAAGATCTGGGTG ACTCTATTGAGGCTCTTATCTAGCAGGAAGCCTCTCCTTTACAGCTATCAAACATCGCTACCTCATCTGCCTGTTCCTGCCATAAAGGACACCCTGAGCAGG TACTTGGAGTCAGCACGCCCTCTGTTGTCAGAGTGTGAGTACAAACGGATGACAAAATTGGCTTCTGACTTTGAATGTAACCTTGGAAATCGACTCCAACGCTACTTAAAACTTAAAGCTCTCTGGGCGACTAACTAT GTGAGTGACTGGTGGGAGGAATACATTTACCTCCGGAGCAGAGGCCCCATAATGGTCAACAGCAACTACTACGGCATG GACTTCCTGTATGTGACCCCGACTTGTGTGCAAGCTGCGAGGGCAGGCAACACAATTACCGCCATGCTCCTCTACCGCCGCAAGGTCAACCGGGAGGAACTCAAACCG AGCCGTGTTCCAGGTACTGTTATCCCTCTGTGTGCCGCCCAGACTGAGAGGATGTTCAACACAACACGCACTCCGGGAGTTGAGACTG ATGTTCTACAACACTGGCTGGACAGTGAGTTTATTACTGTGTACCACAAGGGACGCTATTTCCGCTTGTGGGTGTACCAGGCCGGCCGCCTGCTCTCTCCCAGAGAGATTGAGTACCAGATTCAGAAGATCCTGGATAACCCGTCACCCCCACAGCCTGGAGAAGACAAACTCGGAGCACTCACTGCTGGGGACAG GATACCTTGGTGTCAGATGAGAAAGCAGTACTTCAGCAGCGGCATCAACAAGCGATCGCTAGATGTCATCGAGAAAGCAGCCTTCTTTGTGACCTTGGATGATGAGGAGCAAGGCATGAGGGGAAATGACCCAGCAGGAAACTTGGACCGCTATGCCAAGTCGCTGCTCCATGGCAAATGTTATGACAG GTGGTATGATAAATCATTTTCAGTTGTGATCTACAAGAATGGGAAGAACGGACTGAACGCTGAGCACTCTTGGGCTGATGCACCAACTGTGGCTCACCTTTGGGAG TACACACTAGCCACTGATGCTTTCCATCTGGGATACACTGAGGATGGACACTGTAAGGGTGAAGTGGACCACTCATTGCCAACCCCCCAGAGGCTTATCTGGGACATCTCACCAGAG GTTCAAGCTCAAGTATGCAGCTCCCTTGCTGTTGCCCAGGCTTTGGCTGACGATGTGGACTGCCATGTCTTCCCCTTCAGAGACTTTGGAAAAGGCCAAATTAAGAAGCTTCGCGTCAGCCCTGACGCATTCATTCAGATCGCATTACAGTTGGCCAACTACAGG GATCGTGGCGGTTTCTGTCTGACTTATGAGGCGTCGATGACCCGCCTCTTCAGGGAAGGACGGACGGAGACTGTGCGATCGTGCTCCAATGAAAGCAGTGCCTTTGTCAAAGCGTTGGAGAGTGGAGAG ACCGCAGAACAATGTCGGCGCCTCTTTAGACTGGCTTCAGAGAGACACCAGAATCTTTATCGACTGGCGATGACTGGAGCAGGAATTGACAGACACCTCTTCTGCCTATACGTTGTCTCGAAATATTTGGGCGTGGAGTCACCATTCCTCAAAGAG GTTTTGTCTGAGCCTTGGCGCCTCTCCACCAGTCAGACACCAGTCCAGCAAATGGAGCTTTTCGACTTGAAGAACCACCCTGAATTTGTATCGCTAGGCGGAGGGTTCGGACCT GTTGCTGATGATGGTTACGGCGTTTCTTACATCGTCGTGGGTGAAGATATGATCAACTTCCATGTGTCGTGCAAATACTCCTGCAATGAGACT GAGTCCCATAGGTTTGGAGCTCAGATAAACAAAGCTCTCCAGGACATTATGAGTGTTCTCTCTGCTGACTCCAAAGCCACAGCTGAGTCTCAGCCTAAGAAGAGCCTCTGA
- the LOC133466533 gene encoding uncharacterized protein LOC133466533 isoform X2 has translation MTEAGGTHWPHCANGKSESKLSVKWALFGSKRIQFIIDSDTAACVSLDVHGARMTWSLGNRLCLIVFLSLIEPSKEDCKDYFTEDEWKNTTQLQMVSLVITENITNVAECTLESYCFSQKIMCDVLDDCFPKHEKSRKKCQPAWNVSVHAHHFKCLLAKMVDFHKTVNESVCPLFEKSWHAATALPTATAPQTIVTSPVWSSQTAPLPTSRAVSPKLTRLGRNEQHAKKSKACQSNHMIILTVLLGISSTLAMVLPLAVYFYMRRRKTQDKMWRQYGKASANSEVLMEHIGVSAS, from the exons ATGACCGAGGCGGGCGGGACTCATTGGCCACATTGCGCCAACGgtaaaagtgaaagtaaacTGTCAGTGAAATGGGCGCTGTTCGGATCAAAGCGGATCCAGTTCATCATCGACAGCGACACTGCGGCGTG TGTGAGCCTGGATGTTCACGGTGCCAGAATGACGTGGAGCTTGGGCAACCGCCTGTGTCTCATT GTATTCCTGAGTTTGATTGAACCATCAAAAGAGGACTGTAAAGACTATTTTACAGAGGACGAATGG AAAAATACAACGCAACTTCAAATGGTCTCCCTCGTGATCACAGAGAACATCACA AATGTGGCGGAGTGTACTTTAGAAAGCTActgtttttcacaaaaaataatgtgtgacGTGCTGGATGACTGCTTTCCTAAACAT GAGAAATCCCGTAAAAAGTGTCAACCTGCGTGGAATGTCTCTGTTCATGCTCATCACTTCAAGTGCCTGCTAGCCAAAATGGTGGATTTCCATAAAACTGTAAATG AAAGTGTCTGCCCATTATTTGAGAAAAGCTGGCATGCTG CAACCGCGCTGCCGACAGCAACAGCACCGCAGACGATAGTCACATCACCGGTTTGGTCATCTCAGACTGCGCCACTGCCGACATCACGTGCGGTGTCGCCAAAATTGACGCGTTTGGGAAGAAACGAACAACATGCCAAGAAGTCTAAAGCCTGTCAAAGCAACC ACATGATTATCCTGACGGTTCTATTGGGGATTTCTTCAACCCTTGCCATGGTTTTGCCGTTGGCTGTTTACTTTTACATGCGCCGCCGGAAGACGCAAGACAAGATGTGGCGGCAG TATGGCAAAGCGTCTGCAAATTCTGAAGTACTG ATGGAGCACATTGGAGTTTCCGCATCATAA
- the LOC133466533 gene encoding uncharacterized protein LOC133466533 isoform X5 — translation MTEAGGTHWPHCANGKSESKLSVKWALFGSKRIQFIIDSDTAACVSLDVHGARMTWSLGNRLCLIVFLSLIEPSKEDCKDYFTEDEWKNTTQLQMVSLVITENITEKSRKKCQPAWNVSVHAHHFKCLLAKMVDFHKTVNESVCPLFEKSWHAAATALPTATAPQTIVTSPVWSSQTAPLPTSRAVSPKLTRLGRNEQHAKKSKACQSNHMIILTVLLGISSTLAMVLPLAVYFYMRRRKTQDKMWRQYGKASANSEVLMEHIGVSAS, via the exons ATGACCGAGGCGGGCGGGACTCATTGGCCACATTGCGCCAACGgtaaaagtgaaagtaaacTGTCAGTGAAATGGGCGCTGTTCGGATCAAAGCGGATCCAGTTCATCATCGACAGCGACACTGCGGCGTG TGTGAGCCTGGATGTTCACGGTGCCAGAATGACGTGGAGCTTGGGCAACCGCCTGTGTCTCATT GTATTCCTGAGTTTGATTGAACCATCAAAAGAGGACTGTAAAGACTATTTTACAGAGGACGAATGG AAAAATACAACGCAACTTCAAATGGTCTCCCTCGTGATCACAGAGAACATCACA GAGAAATCCCGTAAAAAGTGTCAACCTGCGTGGAATGTCTCTGTTCATGCTCATCACTTCAAGTGCCTGCTAGCCAAAATGGTGGATTTCCATAAAACTGTAAATG AAAGTGTCTGCCCATTATTTGAGAAAAGCTGGCATGCTG CAGCAACCGCGCTGCCGACAGCAACAGCACCGCAGACGATAGTCACATCACCGGTTTGGTCATCTCAGACTGCGCCACTGCCGACATCACGTGCGGTGTCGCCAAAATTGACGCGTTTGGGAAGAAACGAACAACATGCCAAGAAGTCTAAAGCCTGTCAAAGCAACC ACATGATTATCCTGACGGTTCTATTGGGGATTTCTTCAACCCTTGCCATGGTTTTGCCGTTGGCTGTTTACTTTTACATGCGCCGCCGGAAGACGCAAGACAAGATGTGGCGGCAG TATGGCAAAGCGTCTGCAAATTCTGAAGTACTG ATGGAGCACATTGGAGTTTCCGCATCATAA
- the LOC133466533 gene encoding uncharacterized protein LOC133466533 isoform X1 encodes MTEAGGTHWPHCANGKSESKLSVKWALFGSKRIQFIIDSDTAACVSLDVHGARMTWSLGNRLCLIVFLSLIEPSKEDCKDYFTEDEWKNTTQLQMVSLVITENITNVAECTLESYCFSQKIMCDVLDDCFPKHEKSRKKCQPAWNVSVHAHHFKCLLAKMVDFHKTVNESVCPLFEKSWHAAATALPTATAPQTIVTSPVWSSQTAPLPTSRAVSPKLTRLGRNEQHAKKSKACQSNHMIILTVLLGISSTLAMVLPLAVYFYMRRRKTQDKMWRQYGKASANSEVLMEHIGVSAS; translated from the exons ATGACCGAGGCGGGCGGGACTCATTGGCCACATTGCGCCAACGgtaaaagtgaaagtaaacTGTCAGTGAAATGGGCGCTGTTCGGATCAAAGCGGATCCAGTTCATCATCGACAGCGACACTGCGGCGTG TGTGAGCCTGGATGTTCACGGTGCCAGAATGACGTGGAGCTTGGGCAACCGCCTGTGTCTCATT GTATTCCTGAGTTTGATTGAACCATCAAAAGAGGACTGTAAAGACTATTTTACAGAGGACGAATGG AAAAATACAACGCAACTTCAAATGGTCTCCCTCGTGATCACAGAGAACATCACA AATGTGGCGGAGTGTACTTTAGAAAGCTActgtttttcacaaaaaataatgtgtgacGTGCTGGATGACTGCTTTCCTAAACAT GAGAAATCCCGTAAAAAGTGTCAACCTGCGTGGAATGTCTCTGTTCATGCTCATCACTTCAAGTGCCTGCTAGCCAAAATGGTGGATTTCCATAAAACTGTAAATG AAAGTGTCTGCCCATTATTTGAGAAAAGCTGGCATGCTG CAGCAACCGCGCTGCCGACAGCAACAGCACCGCAGACGATAGTCACATCACCGGTTTGGTCATCTCAGACTGCGCCACTGCCGACATCACGTGCGGTGTCGCCAAAATTGACGCGTTTGGGAAGAAACGAACAACATGCCAAGAAGTCTAAAGCCTGTCAAAGCAACC ACATGATTATCCTGACGGTTCTATTGGGGATTTCTTCAACCCTTGCCATGGTTTTGCCGTTGGCTGTTTACTTTTACATGCGCCGCCGGAAGACGCAAGACAAGATGTGGCGGCAG TATGGCAAAGCGTCTGCAAATTCTGAAGTACTG ATGGAGCACATTGGAGTTTCCGCATCATAA
- the LOC133466533 gene encoding uncharacterized protein LOC133466533 isoform X3 has translation MTEAGGTHWPHCANGKSESKLSVKWALFGSKRIQFIIDSDTAACVSLDVHGARMTWSLGNRLCLIVFLSLIEPSKEDCKDYFTEDEWKNTTQLQMVSLVITENITNVAECTLESYCFSQKIMCDVLDDCFPKHEKSRKKCQPAWNVSVHAHHFKCLLAKMVDFHKTVNESVCPLFEKSWHAAATALPTATAPQTIVTSPVWSSQTAPLPTSRAVSPKLTRLGRNEQHAKKSKACQSNHMIILTVLLGISSTLAMVLPLAVYFYMRRRKTQDKMWRQMEHIGVSAS, from the exons ATGACCGAGGCGGGCGGGACTCATTGGCCACATTGCGCCAACGgtaaaagtgaaagtaaacTGTCAGTGAAATGGGCGCTGTTCGGATCAAAGCGGATCCAGTTCATCATCGACAGCGACACTGCGGCGTG TGTGAGCCTGGATGTTCACGGTGCCAGAATGACGTGGAGCTTGGGCAACCGCCTGTGTCTCATT GTATTCCTGAGTTTGATTGAACCATCAAAAGAGGACTGTAAAGACTATTTTACAGAGGACGAATGG AAAAATACAACGCAACTTCAAATGGTCTCCCTCGTGATCACAGAGAACATCACA AATGTGGCGGAGTGTACTTTAGAAAGCTActgtttttcacaaaaaataatgtgtgacGTGCTGGATGACTGCTTTCCTAAACAT GAGAAATCCCGTAAAAAGTGTCAACCTGCGTGGAATGTCTCTGTTCATGCTCATCACTTCAAGTGCCTGCTAGCCAAAATGGTGGATTTCCATAAAACTGTAAATG AAAGTGTCTGCCCATTATTTGAGAAAAGCTGGCATGCTG CAGCAACCGCGCTGCCGACAGCAACAGCACCGCAGACGATAGTCACATCACCGGTTTGGTCATCTCAGACTGCGCCACTGCCGACATCACGTGCGGTGTCGCCAAAATTGACGCGTTTGGGAAGAAACGAACAACATGCCAAGAAGTCTAAAGCCTGTCAAAGCAACC ACATGATTATCCTGACGGTTCTATTGGGGATTTCTTCAACCCTTGCCATGGTTTTGCCGTTGGCTGTTTACTTTTACATGCGCCGCCGGAAGACGCAAGACAAGATGTGGCGGCAG ATGGAGCACATTGGAGTTTCCGCATCATAA
- the LOC133466533 gene encoding uncharacterized protein LOC133466533 isoform X4 → MTEAGGTHWPHCANGKSESKLSVKWALFGSKRIQFIIDSDTAACVSLDVHGARMTWSLGNRLCLIKNTTQLQMVSLVITENITNVAECTLESYCFSQKIMCDVLDDCFPKHEKSRKKCQPAWNVSVHAHHFKCLLAKMVDFHKTVNESVCPLFEKSWHAAATALPTATAPQTIVTSPVWSSQTAPLPTSRAVSPKLTRLGRNEQHAKKSKACQSNHMIILTVLLGISSTLAMVLPLAVYFYMRRRKTQDKMWRQYGKASANSEVLMEHIGVSAS, encoded by the exons ATGACCGAGGCGGGCGGGACTCATTGGCCACATTGCGCCAACGgtaaaagtgaaagtaaacTGTCAGTGAAATGGGCGCTGTTCGGATCAAAGCGGATCCAGTTCATCATCGACAGCGACACTGCGGCGTG TGTGAGCCTGGATGTTCACGGTGCCAGAATGACGTGGAGCTTGGGCAACCGCCTGTGTCTCATT AAAAATACAACGCAACTTCAAATGGTCTCCCTCGTGATCACAGAGAACATCACA AATGTGGCGGAGTGTACTTTAGAAAGCTActgtttttcacaaaaaataatgtgtgacGTGCTGGATGACTGCTTTCCTAAACAT GAGAAATCCCGTAAAAAGTGTCAACCTGCGTGGAATGTCTCTGTTCATGCTCATCACTTCAAGTGCCTGCTAGCCAAAATGGTGGATTTCCATAAAACTGTAAATG AAAGTGTCTGCCCATTATTTGAGAAAAGCTGGCATGCTG CAGCAACCGCGCTGCCGACAGCAACAGCACCGCAGACGATAGTCACATCACCGGTTTGGTCATCTCAGACTGCGCCACTGCCGACATCACGTGCGGTGTCGCCAAAATTGACGCGTTTGGGAAGAAACGAACAACATGCCAAGAAGTCTAAAGCCTGTCAAAGCAACC ACATGATTATCCTGACGGTTCTATTGGGGATTTCTTCAACCCTTGCCATGGTTTTGCCGTTGGCTGTTTACTTTTACATGCGCCGCCGGAAGACGCAAGACAAGATGTGGCGGCAG TATGGCAAAGCGTCTGCAAATTCTGAAGTACTG ATGGAGCACATTGGAGTTTCCGCATCATAA
- the LOC133466533 gene encoding uncharacterized protein LOC133466533 isoform X6, producing MTEAGGTHWPHCANGKSESKLSVKWALFGSKRIQFIIDSDTAACVSLDVHGARMTWSLGNRLCLIKNTTQLQMVSLVITENITEKSRKKCQPAWNVSVHAHHFKCLLAKMVDFHKTVNESVCPLFEKSWHAAATALPTATAPQTIVTSPVWSSQTAPLPTSRAVSPKLTRLGRNEQHAKKSKACQSNHMIILTVLLGISSTLAMVLPLAVYFYMRRRKTQDKMWRQYGKASANSEVLMEHIGVSAS from the exons ATGACCGAGGCGGGCGGGACTCATTGGCCACATTGCGCCAACGgtaaaagtgaaagtaaacTGTCAGTGAAATGGGCGCTGTTCGGATCAAAGCGGATCCAGTTCATCATCGACAGCGACACTGCGGCGTG TGTGAGCCTGGATGTTCACGGTGCCAGAATGACGTGGAGCTTGGGCAACCGCCTGTGTCTCATT AAAAATACAACGCAACTTCAAATGGTCTCCCTCGTGATCACAGAGAACATCACA GAGAAATCCCGTAAAAAGTGTCAACCTGCGTGGAATGTCTCTGTTCATGCTCATCACTTCAAGTGCCTGCTAGCCAAAATGGTGGATTTCCATAAAACTGTAAATG AAAGTGTCTGCCCATTATTTGAGAAAAGCTGGCATGCTG CAGCAACCGCGCTGCCGACAGCAACAGCACCGCAGACGATAGTCACATCACCGGTTTGGTCATCTCAGACTGCGCCACTGCCGACATCACGTGCGGTGTCGCCAAAATTGACGCGTTTGGGAAGAAACGAACAACATGCCAAGAAGTCTAAAGCCTGTCAAAGCAACC ACATGATTATCCTGACGGTTCTATTGGGGATTTCTTCAACCCTTGCCATGGTTTTGCCGTTGGCTGTTTACTTTTACATGCGCCGCCGGAAGACGCAAGACAAGATGTGGCGGCAG TATGGCAAAGCGTCTGCAAATTCTGAAGTACTG ATGGAGCACATTGGAGTTTCCGCATCATAA
- the LOC133466533 gene encoding uncharacterized protein LOC133466533 isoform X7, with product MTWSLGNRLCLIVFLSLIEPSKEDCKDYFTEDEWKNTTQLQMVSLVITENITNVAECTLESYCFSQKIMCDVLDDCFPKHEKSRKKCQPAWNVSVHAHHFKCLLAKMVDFHKTVNESVCPLFEKSWHAAATALPTATAPQTIVTSPVWSSQTAPLPTSRAVSPKLTRLGRNEQHAKKSKACQSNHMIILTVLLGISSTLAMVLPLAVYFYMRRRKTQDKMWRQYGKASANSEVLMEHIGVSAS from the exons ATGACGTGGAGCTTGGGCAACCGCCTGTGTCTCATT GTATTCCTGAGTTTGATTGAACCATCAAAAGAGGACTGTAAAGACTATTTTACAGAGGACGAATGG AAAAATACAACGCAACTTCAAATGGTCTCCCTCGTGATCACAGAGAACATCACA AATGTGGCGGAGTGTACTTTAGAAAGCTActgtttttcacaaaaaataatgtgtgacGTGCTGGATGACTGCTTTCCTAAACAT GAGAAATCCCGTAAAAAGTGTCAACCTGCGTGGAATGTCTCTGTTCATGCTCATCACTTCAAGTGCCTGCTAGCCAAAATGGTGGATTTCCATAAAACTGTAAATG AAAGTGTCTGCCCATTATTTGAGAAAAGCTGGCATGCTG CAGCAACCGCGCTGCCGACAGCAACAGCACCGCAGACGATAGTCACATCACCGGTTTGGTCATCTCAGACTGCGCCACTGCCGACATCACGTGCGGTGTCGCCAAAATTGACGCGTTTGGGAAGAAACGAACAACATGCCAAGAAGTCTAAAGCCTGTCAAAGCAACC ACATGATTATCCTGACGGTTCTATTGGGGATTTCTTCAACCCTTGCCATGGTTTTGCCGTTGGCTGTTTACTTTTACATGCGCCGCCGGAAGACGCAAGACAAGATGTGGCGGCAG TATGGCAAAGCGTCTGCAAATTCTGAAGTACTG ATGGAGCACATTGGAGTTTCCGCATCATAA